The Pseudomonas sp. SCA2728.1_7 DNA segment TCTGCGAAGGCTTGCGGGCGCGCTTGTTCAAGTCAGGTGTGCATGTGATCACCATCAAGCCCGGGTTTGTCGATACGCCCATGACCCGGGAACTGGCGTTGCCAGCCTTGCTGGTGGCACAACCGGACGCCGTCGCTCGGCGAATTGTTGCAGGCATTGATCGTCGGGTTGCGGTGTTGTACGTGCCGGGATTCTGGAGGGTGATCATGTGGATAATCAGGGCCATACCGCAGCCGCTATTCAAAAGGCTGAACCTGTGAATCAGGCGCTGATGTTGTCCGGGTGGCGTTATCGGGTTTTGATCGGTTCGGTGATCTGCTCCGCCCTCGCTTATCTCGCTGTTTCCCTGTGGGGCGGGTGGGCGTCCGTGAGCGCGGCGGTCAGTCGAGTGGGCGGGTGGCAGGGCGGGCAGATCGTCGGCATGGTGTTGCTCGGCTACGGTCTGCGGTTCCTGCGTTGGCAGGTTTACCTCAATGCCTTGCGCCATCCGCTGCCGTGGCGGCCGAGCCTGAAAATCTATCTGGCCGGATTCGCCCTGACCACCACACCCGGCAAAGCCGGTGAAGCCCTGCGTGGCGTTTTGCTCAAACGCTGGGATGTGCCTTATGCACACAGTTTTGCTGCGTTGTTCAGTGAGCGGCTGGCGGACCTGCTGGCCATGGTCGGCCTGGCGTTGTTCGGCTTGAGCGCGCATCCCGAAGGTTTGTCGATAGTCGTCACGAGTCTGGTGTTGCTGGCTTGCGCCGGGATCTTGTTGATCTCGCCAGCCCTTGTCCGGGCGATCGATCGGCGCATCGATCAACGCCACGACGGGTTCTCCCGGTTACTGCGCCATGCCATCGAGGTGTTGCACCAGTCGCGCCGCTGCCACACGCCACGCCGCCTGATCGTCACAACGCTGTTGAGCCTGCTGGCATGGGGACTTGAAGCGCTGGCGTTTTACTGGATCTTGCAGGCGATGGGCGCGGATGTGGGCCTGGCGTTTGCGCTATTCATTTATGCGGTGGCCATGTTGGCGGGGGCGTTGAGCTTCATGCCGGGTGGGCTGGGCAGCGCCGAGGCGGTGATGGTGGCTTTGCTGGTGTCGGGTGGGGTTGGGTTGCCGGATGCGATTGCGGCGACGGTGTTGTTGCGGTTGGTGACGTTGTGGCTGGCGGTGCTCTTGGGCAGCGTCGTTTTGACAAGCACTGCTGTGGAAACAATTCACGATGAAATCTAATCTTCGAAACGAGCGCTTACTGGGCTGTTTCTCTTTACTGATCGCTCTGTTGGTGGGTAGCTATTTGCGATTGCGTAACTTGACAGTCGATGCGTTATGGCTTGATGAGGTGTTCAGTGTGGCGACGAGCCATCCAGATAACAGTTTCCTTGAAGTGTATCGGCGAACGCTGATAGATGTTCATCCCCCGCTGTACCAATTGGTGTTGTGGGTGTTTTATAAGGTGTTTGGGTTTGGAGAAATGGTCGGGAGGTATCTTTCTGTTGTTTTTGGCGTTCTGCTAATTCCGGTTGCGTATTTAAGTGGGCGGCAATTATTCAATGGAAGAGTTGGAGTGTTTGCTGCGTGGTTGGTGGCGATAAATTTTTATTTGATTACCTATTCGCAAGAAACGCGCTCCTATGAGTTGTTGGCGTTGTTGACAATGGTTTCTTTTTTTATGTTTGTGAAGGCAGTGCGAACAGTCGCGGTGTTGCCCGTTGCTGGTTATTCATTGGTGGCTGCATTAGTTGTAAATACTCACTATTTTGGTTTTTTGGTAGTCGCTTCTCAGGCATTGTTTGTGGTTTGTAAGTTGTTTGAGGTCTCATTTAATAAAAGGATTTTTTATCGGTTTGGCATGGCCGCGATTTTTATAATGATTAGTCTCTCGCCACATGTTTCCTTTGTGCTGGAGAATTTTAACCGACAAGGGTTTTGGATACCTAGTCCCAATGACCTGTTTTTTATCGAGCTGTTTTATTTGTACTTTGGAAGCTTGTCCTTGGCTGCCATATTTTCTGCGCTTTTATTGGCAGCGCTCACTCGATTAGGGAGCGACGAGCAAAATCGCGAAGTACTTAGATTGTTTGTTTTCTGGTTTGTTGTGTGTGCCATGCTTCCTTACATGCGCTCACTGTATTTTCAACCCGTGTTGACGATGCGAAGTTTGATTGTTTTGCTTCCGGGTCTTCTGATATTGCTCGCTTATGGCTTGAGTTTGATTAGGGATGGATGGATCAGGGGAGGGGTTGCGGTGGTTGTTCTGTGCTTTTCAATGACACCCTTGTATACCGATTACAAACCTGAATCTACTTTTGAGAATCAATTGAAGCCTGTCAGTCAGATGCGTGATCTGATTCAAGAATTAATCAATGAGCAGATTGAAGCTCCTTTGTATTCCAGGCAGTACATAGAGTTTGGTCAGTACTTTAAATTGTTAGGGTCGTCAATTGAGATAAAGCGCGAAGAAGACTTGCTAAACGATTTGAAGTCCTCGCAACCACCTGCAGTTTTTTATCTTCTCGCTAGCCGCGGTATTCCCCTGCCTGACGACGTATTACTGAAGCGGTATAACGTTGTAATGGTAGGTGAAAGGAGAGACGGCGATTCACTGGCCGTTGAGTATCGAACAGCTCCCGATAGCTCTGTAAAAAAGTGAGGGGGGGGCAAGCTGCCACACCAGAAGTGAGGCAGCCGGTGAATAAAATCAGGCCGCCGCCACTTCCTGCGGCTCAAAACTGTCCGCCCGCGCCATCTGCCACATCCGCGAATAGAACTCGCCATTCACTTCTCCGGTGAGCAATTCCCCCGGTTTCAGGAACACGTGCAACTGCGAAAACAGTTTGATCTCGGTCGCCGACATGCGTCGCACCAGATGCTTGGCCGACAGTTGTGATGGATGTTCCAGCCCGGCTGCGGCGAGCATTTCCGCCAGCGCCTTCAGCGTATTGCGGTGGAAGTTGAACACGCGCTGCGCCTTGTCCGGCACCACCAGCGCACGTTGGCGCAAGGCATCCTGAGTCGCCACACCGGTCGGGCATTTGTTGGTGTGGCAGCTTTGCGACTGGATGCAGCCGATGGCGAACATGAAGCCGCGTGCGGAGTTGGCCCAGTCGGCACCGATGGCCAGTACGCTAGCGATGTCGAAGGCGCTGACGATCTTGCCGCTGGCGCCGAGTTTGATCTTGTCACGCAGGTTCAGGCCGACCAGCGTGTTGTGGACAAACAGCAGGCCTTCGCGCATCGGTACGCCGATGTGGTCGGTGAACTCGACCGGTGCGGCGCCGGTGCCACCTTCCTTGCCATCGACGACGATGAAGTCGGGAAGGATGCCGGTTTCCAGCATGGCTTTGGCGATGCCCATGAACTCCCACGGATGGCCGAGGCAGAACTTGAAACCCACCGGTTTGCCGCCGGACAGTTCACGCAGTTGCTGGATGAACTGCATCATTTCGATCGGCGTGGAAAACGCGCTGTGGCGTGACGGCGACACGCAGTCTTCGCCCATCAGGATCCCACGGGTTTCGGCGATTTCCTGGGTGACTTTGTGCTTGGGCAGGATGCCGCCGTGGCCGGGTTTGGCGCCCTGGCTCATCTTGATTTCGATCATCCGCACTTGCGGATTCTGCGCTTGGGTGGCGAAGCGTTCCGGGTCGAAACGGCCGTCGCTGGTGCGGCAACCGAAGTAGCCGCTGCCCAGTTCCCAGGTCAGGTCGCCGCCGTGTTCGCGGTGATACGGGCTGATGCTGCCTTCGCCGGTATCGTGGGCGAAGTTGCCGAGTTTTGCGCCTTGATTGAGTGCGCGAATGGCGTTGGCGCTGAGCGAGCCGAAGCTCATCGCCGAGATGTTGAACACCGACGCCGAGTACGGCTGGCTGCACTGCGGGCCGCCGACGGTGACGCGGAAACTGCTCGGGTCGCTCAGTGGCGCCGGGCGCATCGAGTGGCCGATGAATTCGAATCCGGATTGATAGACATCGATCAGCGTGCCGAACGGCTTGTCAGCGGTTTCGTTTTTCGCTCGCGAATAGACCAGCGAACGCTGCGCGCGGGAGAAGGGCAGGGCATCACTGTCGGACTCCAGCAGGTACTGACGGATCTCCGGGCGGATGCCTTCGACCAGATAACGGATATTGCCGAGGATCGGGTAATTACGGCGTACGGCGTGCGGGCTTTGCAGCAGGTCGAACAGACCGATCAGGCTCAGTACGCCGGTGACCGCAGTGATCGGCCACAGCCAGTCATGTTCGAGGAAAGGCAGGCTGGCGAGGGTAAATATCACGCAGACGGCAAAGAAGGCGTAGCGGCTCAGGAGTGACAGGCTCATACGGTTTCCTTGGTTCGGACTCGGAATAATCAGCGAAGATTCAGGGATAAACACATTCCCCTGTAGGAGTGAGCCTGCTCGCGATAGCGGTATATCAGCTACAAATGATTTGACTGACCCGACGCCATCGCGAGCAGGCTCACTCCTACATGAGGCAACTTCACCAAACGATCAGGCGTTTTGTGCCTGAAGAAAAATCGAAAACAGCTCGGACTGGGATTTGATTCCCAGCTTGCTGTACATGTGTTTCTTATGGACTTTCACGGTTTCTACGGAGATTTCCAGCTTACGGGCGATTTCTTTACTGGAGCAACCGCTGAGCATCAAACGCCCTACATCCAGCTCACGGGCGGTCAGTTGCGCACCTTTGAGTTGTTGCACCGACGCTTCCAGTTGCACCCTCCAGTCTGCCCGGACAGGGGCGGCGGCGAGGGCCACGGTTTCGTTGATCTCATAGGGCAATCGTTGGCGCAGCAGGCCCAGCACCCAAGGCTGGATCAATGACAGCAACGCGATATGTTCGCCAGTGAAACGTTTTTCACTGCCCAGTGACAGGCACAGCGTGCGATCGCCTTCGAGCTGACAATTGAACTGGATTTCGTCGGCCACGACATTCAGACGAAAGTATCGCTGGTAATACTCGGTCAGTTCGAAATGCTCCGGCGCCACCTCGGACAAGCGATACAGACCGGTGCGCGTTTGCTCGCGGCAGGCGATGTAGAACGGATCAAGCAGGTACAGGCCACGCAGATAATCCTGAAACAACGGGTCAGGGCTGCCGTCTGCGCCCGGGCATTCGGCAAAGACTTGCGGGTGTTGATCGGCGCTGAACAGCAGCACCACCCAGCTATCGAACGGCACGTATTGGTCGAGCAAACGCACCAGTTGCGCCCAGAAATTCGGCTTGTCGAGCGCGTCGATCAGTTGCCCGACGGCGCGGTGCCAGGTGATGTCGTCAAACGAAAGTGTCATCGATCTACCCCTATCGGGTTACCCCGGCCGCGTAATTCCCTGGCCGCTCGCTTGCTGCGCATACTGGCCCACAGACAGCCACCGGGCAATCTTTCCGCGCCCGCCGCTCATAACAAGGGAATCCCCATGAAAGTCGAACTCGCCCAACTGGCGGGCCGTGACAATGCCACGGCATATAACCTCGAACGCGCACTCGCAGCGATTGCCGCGTGCGCGACCGACACGCAATTGATCGTTTTCCCGGAGACCCACTTGATGGGCTTCCCGACGGCCGAGACCGTCGCGCAAACCGCCGAACCCCTCGACGGCCCGACCGTCAGCGCGGTGCTGGCCGCAGCGCGCGAACGCAATATCGCCGTGGTGATCGGCATGGCCGAGAACGACCACGGGCGCTTCTACAACACCACGCTGCTGATCACCCCTGAAGGTATTGCCCTGAAATACCGCAAGACGCATTTGTGGGCGTCGGATCGTGGCGTGTTCGAGGCCGGCGACCGCTATGCCACCTGTGAGTGGAACGGTGTGCGCGTTGGCTTGCTGATTTGCTACGACATCGAGTTTCCGGAGTCGGCCCGTGCCCTCGCGCAACTGGGTGCCGAGTTGCTCATCGTGACCAACGGCAACATGGACCCATACGCATCGACTCACCGCACCGCGATCATGGCCCGTGCTCAGGAGAATCAGGCGTTTGCGCTGATGGTCAATCGTGTGGAAGCGGGGGACGACGGTTTGGTGTTCGCGGGTGGCAGTGCGCTGGTCGATCCACTGGGGACGTTGCTGTTCGAGGCCGGGCGGGAAGAAGGGACGTTCAGCGTTGAGCTGGATTTCGACCGGTTAGAGATTGCGCGCAGGGATTACCGCTATCTGGATGATCAGCGTTTGAAGTTGCCGGGGGAGGTGGTGGAGCGCGGCGATGGTGTTCGTGAGTTGTTGATTCCACGCCGTTGACCGCTGCCCTCACCCTAGCCCTCTCCCGGAGGGAGAGGGGACTGACCGAGCTGATTGTTCGAGGTACGCCGACCTGAAATACCGAGTCGCACTCAGGATCTGAAACTGCGAGTTCAAGTCGAACTCAGGATTTGAAACTGCGAGTTCAAGTCGAACTCAGGATCTGAAACTGCGAGTTCAAGTCGTACTCAGGATTTGCAATTGCGAGTTCAAGTCGTACTCAGGATTTGAAACTGCGAATTCAAGTCGAACTCAGGATTTGAAACCCACGGAGATCTGCTCCCTTTCCCCTCGCCCCCTTGGGGGAGAGGGCTGGGGTGAGGGGGAAAAGATTTCAAGTCGAACATAAAAATCAGCAACACCCGAGAACAAAAAAAAGAACCGAAACATTCGCCGAACTCGGCTCTGCCATAAATCCAATAAAATTCGGAGTAAGTCGCCCATGGCTCGTTTGCAACGCACCCTTTCATTAGGGTCGGTGGTGCTGTTCGGCATCGCCTACATGACGCCGATCATTGTCCTCGGCACCTTCGGCATTCTCGCCCAATCCACCGCCGGCATGGTCCCCGCCGCCTATCTGGCGGCGCTGATCGCGATGTTCTTCACGGCGATGAGCTACGGCCGTATGGCCGCTGCTTTCCCGGTTGCAGGTTCCGCCTACAGCTACGTGCGCAAGGCGATCAGCCCCAAGCTCGGTTTCATCGCCGGTTGGGCCGTACTGCTCGATTACCTGTTTCTACCCATGGCGATCTGGCTGATCGGTGCGGCGTATCTGGCGTCGGCATTCCCGTCGATCCCGCAATGGATCTGGGTGCTGGCATTCATCGGCATCACCAGCGCTATCAATATCATTGGCCTGAAACTGGCCAACGGCATCAACGCCTTGCTGATGCTGGTGCAATTCCTCGTGTTGATCGCTTTCGTTGCGCTGTGCGTGCACTACATCGGCGGCGATGCGAGCACGCCGTTGTGGTCGATCAAACCGTTCTTCAACGGCGACATGCACATGCCGCTGATCATGAGCGGCGCGGCCATCGCCTGCTACTCGTTCCTCGGTTTCGATGCGGTCAGCACCTTGACCGAAGAAACCCGTGACCCACGCCGCACCATCCCGCGGGCGATCATGTTGATCACCTTGATCGGTGGGCTGATCTTCGTCGGCGTTTCATACTTCGTGCAGATCGCCCATCCGTCGTTCCAGTTCGACAGCGTCGATTCGGCCGCCTATGAAATCGCCCGCAACATCGGTGGCGACCTGTTTGTGTCGATCTTCCTGATTGGTCTGATTGTCGGCCAGTTCGCCTCGGGGCTGTCGGCACAGGCCAGCGGTTCGCGACTGTTGTTCGCCATGGGCCGCGACGGCGTGTTGCCGAAGTCGTTCTTCGGCACGCTGCACGCGCGCTTTGGCACACCGGTCAACAGCATCCTGCTCTGCGCCGTGGTGGCATTGCTGGCGCTGAAACTCGACGTGACCACCTCCACCTCGTTCATCAACTTCGGCGCATTCCTGGCGTTCAGTCTGGTCAACCTGTCGGTGATCTTCCATTACTGGATCGGCGGCGAGAAAAAAGGCCCGCGCGAGCTGCTGCTGTTTCTGGTTTTCCCGTTTATCGGGCTGGTGGCGGACTTGTGGCTGATGGTCAGCCTCGATCATCTGGCGGTGTATCTGGGTTTGAGCTGGCTGGCGATCGGCGTGGTGTATCTGGCGGTGCTCACCGGTGGTTTCCGCCGGCAGCCGCCGGAGATGGATTTTCAGGAAGCGACCTGAACCTTGCGGCTTGGCACACCGTTGACCGGCATGTGATCCTTGGCGCTTTTGCGCCAAGGGTTTTTCGTATGTCGACTGCTTCCACGATTCGTATTGCCGCCGCATTGTTGCTCAACACTCAAGGGCAGACCCTGCTGGTACGCAAGCGCGGTACCACGGCGTTCATGCAACCGGGCGGCAAGATCGAGGCGCACGAGTTGCCGGTGCATGCACTGGCGCGTGAGCTGGAGGAGGAATTGGGCTTGCAGATCGACTCGGCGCAGGCGACGTTTATCGGGCAGTTTTCCGCCCCTGCCGCCAACGAGCCGGGATGCGTTGTACAAGCCGAAATCTTTCAACTGACGATCGACACTGAGGTCATGCCGGCAGCGGAAATCGAAGAAGTGATCTGGGTCGATCCGGCCACTGATCCAGCAGTCGATCTGGCGCCATTGACACGCGACCTGATCCTGCCGTTTTATCGCAACTCGCTGAGCGCAATTGCCTGATCATCCACGCAAAGGACTTTGCCATGATCCCGCTTCAAGACTTGCTGATCTTCGCCGCTGCCGCCTTGCTGATGGTGCTGACGCCGGGGCCGAACATGATCTACCTGATCTCGCGTTCGATCTGTCAGGGACGCAAGGCCGGGGTGACCTCGTTGCTGGGCGTGGTGGCGGGGTTCTTTGTGCATCTGTTTGCGGCAGCGGCAGGTTTGACCGCCGTGTTCCTCGCGGTGCCGATGGCCTATGAAGTGCTGAAGTGGGCCGGTGCGCTGTATTTGCTGTGGCTGGCCTGGCAAGCGCTGAAACCCGGGGCGCGCTCGCCGTTCGAAGCGCAACAATTGCCGGCGGACTCGTCGCGCAAGTTGATCACCATGGGCTTTCTGACCAGCGCACTGAACCCGAAAATAGCGGTGTTCTACCTTTCGGTATTTCCGCAATTCATCACCCCTGAACACGGCTCGGTGTTCACCCAAAGCATCATTCTCGGCCTGACCCAGATCAGCGTCAGTTTCTGCGTGAATTTGCTGATCGCGCTGTTCGCGGCCGGCATTGCTTCGTGGTTTGTGCGCAACCCGACATGGCTGGCGCTGCAGCGTTATTTCATGGGCTTCGTTTTGGCTGGTCTGGCCGTGCGCCTGATGTTTGAGCAGCGCAGGACGGCGTGAACATGTGGATCGAACAGCTGGACGCCAGCCATGCCCTGGCTTACCGCGAACTGATGCTCGAAGCCTATGACCGTCATCCGCAGGCCTTCACCTCAAGCGTGCGCG contains these protein-coding regions:
- a CDS encoding APC family permease; this translates as MARLQRTLSLGSVVLFGIAYMTPIIVLGTFGILAQSTAGMVPAAYLAALIAMFFTAMSYGRMAAAFPVAGSAYSYVRKAISPKLGFIAGWAVLLDYLFLPMAIWLIGAAYLASAFPSIPQWIWVLAFIGITSAINIIGLKLANGINALLMLVQFLVLIAFVALCVHYIGGDASTPLWSIKPFFNGDMHMPLIMSGAAIACYSFLGFDAVSTLTEETRDPRRTIPRAIMLITLIGGLIFVGVSYFVQIAHPSFQFDSVDSAAYEIARNIGGDLFVSIFLIGLIVGQFASGLSAQASGSRLLFAMGRDGVLPKSFFGTLHARFGTPVNSILLCAVVALLALKLDVTTSTSFINFGAFLAFSLVNLSVIFHYWIGGEKKGPRELLLFLVFPFIGLVADLWLMVSLDHLAVYLGLSWLAIGVVYLAVLTGGFRRQPPEMDFQEAT
- a CDS encoding FMN-binding glutamate synthase family protein, which codes for MSLSLLSRYAFFAVCVIFTLASLPFLEHDWLWPITAVTGVLSLIGLFDLLQSPHAVRRNYPILGNIRYLVEGIRPEIRQYLLESDSDALPFSRAQRSLVYSRAKNETADKPFGTLIDVYQSGFEFIGHSMRPAPLSDPSSFRVTVGGPQCSQPYSASVFNISAMSFGSLSANAIRALNQGAKLGNFAHDTGEGSISPYHREHGGDLTWELGSGYFGCRTSDGRFDPERFATQAQNPQVRMIEIKMSQGAKPGHGGILPKHKVTQEIAETRGILMGEDCVSPSRHSAFSTPIEMMQFIQQLRELSGGKPVGFKFCLGHPWEFMGIAKAMLETGILPDFIVVDGKEGGTGAAPVEFTDHIGVPMREGLLFVHNTLVGLNLRDKIKLGASGKIVSAFDIASVLAIGADWANSARGFMFAIGCIQSQSCHTNKCPTGVATQDALRQRALVVPDKAQRVFNFHRNTLKALAEMLAAAGLEHPSQLSAKHLVRRMSATEIKLFSQLHVFLKPGELLTGEVNGEFYSRMWQMARADSFEPQEVAAA
- a CDS encoding carbon-nitrogen hydrolase family protein is translated as MKVELAQLAGRDNATAYNLERALAAIAACATDTQLIVFPETHLMGFPTAETVAQTAEPLDGPTVSAVLAAARERNIAVVIGMAENDHGRFYNTTLLITPEGIALKYRKTHLWASDRGVFEAGDRYATCEWNGVRVGLLICYDIEFPESARALAQLGAELLIVTNGNMDPYASTHRTAIMARAQENQAFALMVNRVEAGDDGLVFAGGSALVDPLGTLLFEAGREEGTFSVELDFDRLEIARRDYRYLDDQRLKLPGEVVERGDGVRELLIPRR
- a CDS encoding LuxR C-terminal-related transcriptional regulator; this translates as MTLSFDDITWHRAVGQLIDALDKPNFWAQLVRLLDQYVPFDSWVVLLFSADQHPQVFAECPGADGSPDPLFQDYLRGLYLLDPFYIACREQTRTGLYRLSEVAPEHFELTEYYQRYFRLNVVADEIQFNCQLEGDRTLCLSLGSEKRFTGEHIALLSLIQPWVLGLLRQRLPYEINETVALAAAPVRADWRVQLEASVQQLKGAQLTARELDVGRLMLSGCSSKEIARKLEISVETVKVHKKHMYSKLGIKSQSELFSIFLQAQNA
- a CDS encoding glycosyltransferase family 39 protein — protein: MKSNLRNERLLGCFSLLIALLVGSYLRLRNLTVDALWLDEVFSVATSHPDNSFLEVYRRTLIDVHPPLYQLVLWVFYKVFGFGEMVGRYLSVVFGVLLIPVAYLSGRQLFNGRVGVFAAWLVAINFYLITYSQETRSYELLALLTMVSFFMFVKAVRTVAVLPVAGYSLVAALVVNTHYFGFLVVASQALFVVCKLFEVSFNKRIFYRFGMAAIFIMISLSPHVSFVLENFNRQGFWIPSPNDLFFIELFYLYFGSLSLAAIFSALLLAALTRLGSDEQNREVLRLFVFWFVVCAMLPYMRSLYFQPVLTMRSLIVLLPGLLILLAYGLSLIRDGWIRGGVAVVVLCFSMTPLYTDYKPESTFENQLKPVSQMRDLIQELINEQIEAPLYSRQYIEFGQYFKLLGSSIEIKREEDLLNDLKSSQPPAVFYLLASRGIPLPDDVLLKRYNVVMVGERRDGDSLAVEYRTAPDSSVKK
- a CDS encoding NUDIX domain-containing protein — protein: MSTASTIRIAAALLLNTQGQTLLVRKRGTTAFMQPGGKIEAHELPVHALARELEEELGLQIDSAQATFIGQFSAPAANEPGCVVQAEIFQLTIDTEVMPAAEIEEVIWVDPATDPAVDLAPLTRDLILPFYRNSLSAIA
- a CDS encoding LysE family translocator, whose amino-acid sequence is MIPLQDLLIFAAAALLMVLTPGPNMIYLISRSICQGRKAGVTSLLGVVAGFFVHLFAAAAGLTAVFLAVPMAYEVLKWAGALYLLWLAWQALKPGARSPFEAQQLPADSSRKLITMGFLTSALNPKIAVFYLSVFPQFITPEHGSVFTQSIILGLTQISVSFCVNLLIALFAAGIASWFVRNPTWLALQRYFMGFVLAGLAVRLMFEQRRTA
- a CDS encoding lysylphosphatidylglycerol synthase transmembrane domain-containing protein, producing the protein MNQALMLSGWRYRVLIGSVICSALAYLAVSLWGGWASVSAAVSRVGGWQGGQIVGMVLLGYGLRFLRWQVYLNALRHPLPWRPSLKIYLAGFALTTTPGKAGEALRGVLLKRWDVPYAHSFAALFSERLADLLAMVGLALFGLSAHPEGLSIVVTSLVLLACAGILLISPALVRAIDRRIDQRHDGFSRLLRHAIEVLHQSRRCHTPRRLIVTTLLSLLAWGLEALAFYWILQAMGADVGLAFALFIYAVAMLAGALSFMPGGLGSAEAVMVALLVSGGVGLPDAIAATVLLRLVTLWLAVLLGSVVLTSTAVETIHDEI